The nucleotide sequence TGGCTCAAGGTGGTATACAACTCGCGCAGGTCGCCTTCGTAATTCGGGTCATAGCCCAGGCCGAGGCACCACCAATTGGGGCAGTCCGGAACGTCACAGAAGGTGTCATCCTGCGCGGCGGCCTGGGACGCCAGCCCAAGAATAGCCAGCAGACTGCACAACAAGACCACGCAGCCCGTATTCACACATAGTGCTTTCATCTTATTTATCCTTATGTCTTGCGGCGCCTCAACCGAATCGTCATAAACGGCCGACGGACGCAGACCCACCACGTAAGACCGGAAACTCGACCGTAACCGTCACGCCCATGCGCTGTTCACACAGCGTTCCACCCCGCCGGCGGCGAATGTACCGCGCTCTCGCGCAGATAGCGTTCCAGCTTCCCTTCACAGAGGCGCTCAAGTGGCGGCTCAGAAATGCTCCCATGGCGCAGCGCTCCATACGCTGGAAGCGCGGCCACCGCGAGAGATGCTGACCATTTCCCGGCTGCGGCGAGACGCACCGTATCCGGGATAGTCGCGGCGAGTTCGCGCATCCGCGAACGTACTTCCGCGGGTACCTTTTGGTCGGAGGCCTGATCGATCAGCCGCTGCAGGTCGCGCACATCGGTCACGCCATCGCCAGTGATATCCGCTTCGGCGATTGATGCACCGGGCGCCAAAAGCGCGGCCACGCATGCCTGAACGTCCAGTACGTTGATCTGCCGGTCGCCATTCAGGTCGGCACGCCGAAGCGCTGGCGGCACAACAGCCTCGCACGGGACAGGCAGGGACGCGCCCGCAACGAACAACGCAACAATTCCCCTGCGCCACACGGTAGTACTCCTGACTTCCTTTATACCACAGGCACAGGGAATCCGCAAATACTCGGATTTTACACTTTGTACAATTTGTACGGTCCTTGTCGCCGTAGACTGAAAGCTGGGAACCGAAGTACGCGCGCGAACCGGCATGGCAAGAACCGCACGCACCGCACCGCCACTTTCGGAAGCATTGCTTTCGGGGCGCGCGGGGGCATATTGTGCCCGTCTGCGACATGCCTTTACCCGCATCTCGTGGACAGGACCGCGGCGGCACACAGGAGGGTAAGTACTCACCATGACCATTGAACGCAAGAAACTGCGCTGGAACGGCTGGGGCTGGATCGACGCGCCAGACGTGCTGGGTGAACACGCAGACGCCGTCTGGGCATGGGTCGGCCGCACCGTGGGCGTTCACCCGCTGCCACACACGCCCGCGGTCGACTTGGCGGATATCGCCCTGCCGCCGGTGCGCCTCGACGATGCCGTGCGGGAGCAGGTGACCCGCCTGGTTGAACCCGGTCGCGTAAAGACAGACGCGTTCGAGCGGGCGTTTCACGCGCGCGGGAAGAGTTACCTGGACACCATTCAGCTGCGCGCGGGCCTTATCGGCGCGGCGCCGGACGCGGTCGTCTACCCGAAGACCGCGGGGGAATGCCTGGCGGTCGTGCGTTTCGCGGCGGAACGCCGCATCGCGGTGATCCCGTTTGGCGGCGGTTCGAGCGTAGTCGGAGGCGTCACCGCCGCCGCGCGCGCGGACCAACAGGGCGCTATCACGCTGGACATGACGCTGATGGACCAGGTGCTCGAAATCGACGAGGAATCGCTCGTCGCGCTCGCCCAGGCAGGCATATACGGCCCGGCGCTCGAAGAACAGTTGCAGGCGCGCGGCTTTACCCTCGGCCATTATCCGCAATCGTTCGAGTTCTCGACGCTCGGCGGCTGGATCGCGCCGCGCGGCGCCGGACATCAGTCGAACAGATACGGGAAAGCCGAGGAGTGGCTCGTCGCGGCAACGCTGGCGACGCCGGGCGGTCTCTGGCGCACGCAAGGCTTCCCCGGCTCGGCGGCGGGCCCGCAGATGCGCGATCTGGTGGCTGGTTCCGAGGGCGTTCTCGGCGTCATCACCGACGCCGTGGTGAAAATCCGTCGTGCGCCCGAGGTCAAGGACTACCGTGGCTACCTGTTCCTGGATTTCGCGGCGGCGGCCGGGGCCGTGCGCGATTTGATGCAGCGCGACGTTCCCACGGCCATGATTCGACTCTCCGACCCCGACGAAACGTACTTCTACGCGGCATTGAAGACCGCGGGCGAAGGTATGGACCCCTCGCTGCGCCTCAGCATCATGCTTGTGGGGCTGGAAGGCGAATGCGCGGAGGTTGAGCACGCACTTGCGCGGAGCCGCGCGGTCATCGAACAACACGGCGGCGTTCACATGGGCGAGGAACTCGGCCAGACGTGGTACCGGGGCCGTTTCGAGACGCCCTACCTGCGCGACCCCATCCTCGACCACGGCCTGGCCGTCGATACGCTCGAAACCTGCACAAGCTGGTCACATTTGCCGCGTCTGCACGAGGCCGTCGGGCGCGCCATCCGGGACGCCATGGCCGCCAACGCGGCGGGGCCGGGCACGCGCGGAATCTGCATGGCCCATATCAGCCATTGCTACCGCGACGGCGCAAGCCTGTACTTCACGTTCGTGTACCCGCGCGATTCCAGGGACCCGGTTGCGCAATGGTGGGCGATCAAGCGCTCGGCATCGGAGGCCATTCTCGCCAACGGCGGCACCATCAGCCATCATCACGGCGTCGGAACGGACCACCGCGAATGGTACGAGCGGGAAATCGGCCCCGCAACACTGAAAGCGCTCCGCGCCGCAAAAAACGCTATCGACCCGGGCGGTATCCTGAATCCGGGCAAGCTGTTGCCCTGAGAGAGGCCCGGCACGATACCCGCCGCACGGCGCCGGCGCGCTGAATGCTTGCCGGCCGGTCTTCGCGGGGCGGTGCGGAATCCCGCCCGCTTAGTCCGCCATGCGCGGCAATTGACTTGCCGAAAAGCCTTTTGTTCTAATCGTTTTCTCAATATTGACGAACAGGTGTCTCTTCGGCGGACTTTCCAGCGTAAGGACGCACGGGAATGGACAAGAGCACAAGCGGGACCAGGCGGCTGATGAAACGCGTGGTCGTTTCGAGCGGCCTGCGCGAAGCGGACATACGGCCGCCCGCGCTGATGTCGGAGTTCAAGCGGCTGTCGATCCACGACGCGGCCGAGTATTTCCGCGAGCCCGCGACGCGTGTCGACACCGCCTGCCCCGCATGCGACAGCGAAGACCGGGAACCCGTCTTCAATAAGCACGATTTCCTGTACAACCGGTGCCGCGCCTGCGGCAGCGTCTTCGTTTCGCCCCGGCCCACCGCCGAGGCGCTCGAACACTATTACGCCAACGCGGAAGCGAGCCGGTTCCGGGTCGAGCATTTCTCGCGCGATACCGCGAAGGCGCGGCGGTATCACCTGCTGAGTTCGCACGCGGCGTGGATGTGCCAGATATACGATGAGGCGGGCAATCACGCCGCCCGAACGTACGCCGACATGTTCACGCACTCGCCGCTCATCTTCGATGAAGTGCACGCGCTCGGCGTCTTCGACACCCTCTACAGCATCGCGCCGCTCCTGAGTCCGGACGGTCAGAGCCAGGCGCCGGCGCAGGTCGTGGACGAGGGGGCCGTGTCCGGACTCGGCGCGGTCAGCGCGTTCGAGAAGATGGAGCACCAGTTCACGCCGGCGGCGTTTCTGCGCGGCATCTCCGGAATGCTCGCGCCCGACGGCCTGGTGTTTTTCACCACGCGCACGATTACCGGCTTCGATTTGCAGGTATTGTGGGACAAGACGCCGTATATCTTCGTGCCGGAGCACCTCAACCTGCTCTCAATCGAGGGGTTGACCCGGCTCGTGGCGCGCTGCGGACTGGAATTGATCGAGTTGAGCACGCCGGGCCAGCTGGACCTGCAGCTCGTGCAACATGCGGCGCGGCAGGACCCCTCAATCAGGCTGCCGTCTTTCGTCCAGTACCTCATCGACAACCGCGATACGCTGGCGCATGAGGATTTCCAGGCGTTTCTACAGAAACACCGGCTCAGTTCGCACGTGCGCGTCGCCGCACGCAAGACCAAGGAGTAACCCTTGCACAAACTCGCCGAACTCTTCGCCTCTTCGGCTTCCGCCGCGGAGTACGCGCCCCGCTATCTCGAACGGCTGCACGAAGTCCTGCGCGGCATCGACCCAGGGGTGCTGCAGCGTGTCGTGGAACGCATAGAACAGGCCGTGAGGGAAGGCCGCCGCCTCTTCATTATCGCGAACGGCGGCAGCGCGGGCGTGGCGGCCCACATCGTGAACGACCTTGTCGCGGGCGGTTACTCGGAAGACGCGCCGCCTTTCCGCGCGCTCAGCCTGAGCGACAACGTCCCTTCGGTGACCGCGCTGGCCAATGACTCGGGTTACGACAGCGTGTTCGAGCGCCAGTTGCGCGTGCATCTCGAGCCCGGCGACGTGGTGCTCGGCATGTCCGTGAGCGGGAACAGCGAGAATATCCTGCGCGGCGTGGCCTATGCCCGGGAACGCGGCGCGGCCACGATCGGCTGGTGCGGGTTCGAAGGTGGCCGTCTGGCGGGCGCGTGCGACCTCGTCGTGCATGTCCCTGCCACGAAGGATGAATACGGGCCGGTCGAGGACGCTTTCTCGGTGCTGGGGCATATCGTTTGCGGCTACCTGACGATGCGCCACGGCAAGATGTTGCATCACTAGAGGCAAAGAGCAGCGTGAGTCGCGTGATCAGAGCCGGCATTATCGGTCTTGGCAAGATGGGCCGGATTCGCGCCCGCGTACTGGAACGGCACCCGGGCGCGGAACTCGTGTGCGGCGCGGACCCGGCGCCCGAGTCGTTCGCGCGCGATTTCCCGCGCGTTCAGGCCTCGAGCGACTACCGCGACGTGCTCGCCTCGGACGTCGAAGCCGTATTCGTATGCACGCCAAACCGGTTCACGCCCGAGGCAATCATCGCCGCGCTTGACGCAGGCAAGCACGTCTTCTCCGAGAAACCGCCGGGCCGCACGCTCCAGGACATCGAGGCCATCCGCGCGGCGGAGCG is from Candidatus Hydrogenedentota bacterium and encodes:
- a CDS encoding FAD-binding oxidoreductase, whose protein sequence is MTIERKKLRWNGWGWIDAPDVLGEHADAVWAWVGRTVGVHPLPHTPAVDLADIALPPVRLDDAVREQVTRLVEPGRVKTDAFERAFHARGKSYLDTIQLRAGLIGAAPDAVVYPKTAGECLAVVRFAAERRIAVIPFGGGSSVVGGVTAAARADQQGAITLDMTLMDQVLEIDEESLVALAQAGIYGPALEEQLQARGFTLGHYPQSFEFSTLGGWIAPRGAGHQSNRYGKAEEWLVAATLATPGGLWRTQGFPGSAAGPQMRDLVAGSEGVLGVITDAVVKIRRAPEVKDYRGYLFLDFAAAAGAVRDLMQRDVPTAMIRLSDPDETYFYAALKTAGEGMDPSLRLSIMLVGLEGECAEVEHALARSRAVIEQHGGVHMGEELGQTWYRGRFETPYLRDPILDHGLAVDTLETCTSWSHLPRLHEAVGRAIRDAMAANAAGPGTRGICMAHISHCYRDGASLYFTFVYPRDSRDPVAQWWAIKRSASEAILANGGTISHHHGVGTDHREWYEREIGPATLKALRAAKNAIDPGGILNPGKLLP
- a CDS encoding methyltransferase domain-containing protein — protein: MDKSTSGTRRLMKRVVVSSGLREADIRPPALMSEFKRLSIHDAAEYFREPATRVDTACPACDSEDREPVFNKHDFLYNRCRACGSVFVSPRPTAEALEHYYANAEASRFRVEHFSRDTAKARRYHLLSSHAAWMCQIYDEAGNHAARTYADMFTHSPLIFDEVHALGVFDTLYSIAPLLSPDGQSQAPAQVVDEGAVSGLGAVSAFEKMEHQFTPAAFLRGISGMLAPDGLVFFTTRTITGFDLQVLWDKTPYIFVPEHLNLLSIEGLTRLVARCGLELIELSTPGQLDLQLVQHAARQDPSIRLPSFVQYLIDNRDTLAHEDFQAFLQKHRLSSHVRVAARKTKE
- a CDS encoding SIS domain-containing protein, whose product is MHKLAELFASSASAAEYAPRYLERLHEVLRGIDPGVLQRVVERIEQAVREGRRLFIIANGGSAGVAAHIVNDLVAGGYSEDAPPFRALSLSDNVPSVTALANDSGYDSVFERQLRVHLEPGDVVLGMSVSGNSENILRGVAYARERGAATIGWCGFEGGRLAGACDLVVHVPATKDEYGPVEDAFSVLGHIVCGYLTMRHGKMLHH